In Deltaproteobacteria bacterium, a genomic segment contains:
- a CDS encoding PQQ-binding-like beta-propeller repeat protein, which produces MNTLNCPQCGAAMAIDAEKREARCGQCGEVRKLELVTEGSDQRAREALGAPPFALKLMVAGVLIAAAMFPVLRWWEQQIKPRSSKAEAPVAPATMAWDVTFPPLLRDLNGDGVQDVIGRFRPLDEAQPTMRVGAFDGATLKPLWTTGSLGDWADGLGSVQLALTGNALLITDAHGGVEVRDASIGGVSKRFALPGVASQACASPDGTVKFFVVTQGDQGAMVEDSVPQPTPGSRPAWCPRPAASAGPQAHQLSAKSAPDVPGLATSLVLNEGTNAVALGLESGLPTLVGFDPSRPGVRWKQPVTLENDQVRKEVPLGADLVAGIVYVPYQVAAGRRLLAVEASSGQRRWDIAIPGQGLGTAPWERIVATGSRVFVPGPLGLAVFDAQTGKPLGRLGS; this is translated from the coding sequence GTGAACACGCTCAACTGTCCCCAATGCGGCGCAGCGATGGCCATCGACGCCGAGAAGCGCGAGGCGCGCTGCGGCCAGTGCGGCGAGGTCCGCAAGCTCGAGCTCGTTACCGAAGGTTCCGACCAGCGTGCCCGCGAAGCGCTCGGCGCGCCGCCGTTCGCGCTCAAGCTCATGGTCGCAGGGGTGCTCATCGCGGCAGCCATGTTCCCGGTGCTGCGCTGGTGGGAGCAGCAGATCAAGCCGCGCTCTTCGAAGGCCGAGGCTCCCGTCGCGCCCGCGACCATGGCCTGGGACGTGACCTTTCCGCCGCTGCTCCGCGACTTGAACGGCGACGGCGTGCAAGACGTCATCGGCCGCTTCCGTCCGCTCGATGAAGCGCAACCGACCATGCGCGTGGGCGCGTTCGATGGCGCCACGTTGAAGCCGCTCTGGACCACGGGCTCGCTCGGCGATTGGGCCGATGGGCTCGGGTCGGTGCAGCTCGCGCTCACGGGCAACGCGCTCCTGATCACCGACGCGCACGGCGGCGTGGAGGTCCGCGACGCCAGCATCGGCGGCGTGTCCAAACGGTTTGCGCTGCCGGGCGTGGCGAGCCAGGCGTGCGCGTCGCCAGATGGGACGGTGAAGTTCTTCGTGGTCACGCAGGGCGACCAAGGCGCGATGGTCGAAGACAGCGTGCCCCAGCCGACGCCGGGCTCGCGTCCCGCGTGGTGTCCGCGGCCTGCGGCCTCAGCCGGCCCGCAGGCGCACCAGCTCTCGGCCAAGAGCGCGCCCGACGTCCCCGGGCTCGCGACCTCGCTCGTGCTCAACGAGGGCACGAACGCCGTGGCGCTCGGGCTGGAGAGCGGGCTGCCCACGCTCGTCGGGTTCGATCCCAGCCGGCCCGGCGTGCGGTGGAAGCAGCCCGTGACCCTCGAGAATGATCAGGTCCGCAAGGAGGTGCCGCTCGGCGCGGATCTCGTGGCCGGCATCGTCTACGTGCCGTACCAGGTGGCGGCGGGGCGGCGCTTGCTGGCCGTCGAGGCGTCTTCGGGCCAGCGGCGCTGGGACATCGCCATCCCCGGGCAAGGGCTCGGCACCGCGCCCTGGGAGCGCATCGTCGCCACCGGGTCGCGGGTGTTCGTGCCTGGTCCGCTCGGCCTCGCCGTGTTCGACGCGCAGACCGGCAAGCCGCTCGGCCGGCTCGGGTCCTGA
- a CDS encoding DUF2378 family protein — MADTRVAFEASVESLLHGLRGSLTPALKARLLAVGLDVDKPPTGAVPATTWARWVDAAAAEIFSELPIDERHRRIGALALDGFKDTAIGKATMAILKLIGPRRSMHRLARNYRTVNNFCEPEVVELAPNQFRVTFRDAIGMPGYWAGTLQSAAEMIGAPEPKVSLVKHEPPVCVLEVIWRAA, encoded by the coding sequence ATGGCGGACACGCGCGTCGCCTTCGAGGCCTCGGTCGAGTCGCTGCTCCATGGGCTGCGCGGAAGCCTCACGCCCGCGCTCAAGGCCCGGCTGCTCGCCGTCGGCCTCGACGTGGACAAGCCCCCCACCGGTGCCGTGCCCGCGACGACCTGGGCCCGCTGGGTCGACGCCGCCGCGGCCGAGATCTTCTCCGAGCTGCCCATCGACGAGCGCCACCGACGCATCGGCGCGCTCGCCCTCGACGGCTTCAAGGACACTGCCATCGGCAAGGCGACCATGGCCATCTTGAAGCTCATCGGCCCGCGGCGCTCGATGCACCGCCTCGCGCGCAACTACCGCACGGTGAACAACTTCTGCGAGCCCGAGGTGGTGGAGCTCGCGCCCAACCAGTTCAGGGTCACCTTCCGCGACGCCATCGGCATGCCCGGCTACTGGGCGGGCACGCTGCAGTCCGCGGCGGAGATGATCGGCGCGCCCGAGCCGAAGGTCTCGCTGGTCAAGCACGAGCCGCCCGTGTGCGTGCTCGAGGTGATCTGGCGGGCCGCCTGA
- a CDS encoding mechanosensitive ion channel family protein — MFTIVMLVAALPARADGPEATASAKVHDHVAFTFRAPLGARTASQRANEASAGLGAIIDEESPGEVQVVPHGDRADVLGDGRLLFQLSDDDARADGATALADYGPRVQSNLQSFVTKERRRAKLQRGVLGVSLAVFFGVLVWVLLRAFYRATRAFEQRLERGEEILPATVQKLGIVNTRSRGAWLFALSALRIAVTLSAIYVFLLVSLSLFEAARPFRDRLALWAAAPFRALGERLVHGLPNLLLLLVVLAVVRGGWRGITVGFARMAGRDTPGAFAAHQMIPARLIARAVLVVGGLMVLPLVLGSEGGLFDAVGLVLLSVAGLASVPLLANVAVGVYALFTNQYPGGIWLRVGLPTGKELLGEVSSVDFFHVRLVPDGGGELRVPHLLALWSSVENLMSAPVLVVELPVARASMAPQQALEALLASAQRVAATANIKTTPMVELVGVTPSLAQFRVTVPDAMRSLRSPLLLALEEATRTPAEPRAKEQA; from the coding sequence ATGTTCACAATCGTGATGCTGGTGGCCGCGCTGCCGGCGCGCGCCGACGGCCCCGAGGCGACCGCGAGCGCCAAGGTGCACGACCACGTGGCGTTCACCTTCCGTGCGCCGCTGGGTGCCCGGACGGCGTCGCAGCGCGCGAACGAGGCCAGCGCGGGCCTGGGCGCGATCATCGACGAGGAGTCGCCGGGCGAAGTGCAGGTCGTGCCCCACGGCGATCGCGCGGACGTCCTCGGCGACGGCCGCTTGCTCTTCCAGCTCTCCGACGACGACGCCCGCGCCGACGGCGCCACCGCCCTCGCCGACTACGGCCCGCGCGTGCAGAGCAATCTGCAGAGCTTCGTCACCAAGGAGCGCCGTCGGGCCAAGCTCCAGCGCGGCGTGCTCGGCGTCAGCCTCGCGGTCTTCTTCGGCGTGCTGGTCTGGGTGCTCCTGCGCGCGTTCTACCGGGCCACCCGCGCGTTCGAGCAGCGCCTCGAGCGCGGCGAGGAGATCCTGCCCGCGACCGTGCAGAAGCTGGGCATCGTGAACACGCGCTCCCGCGGCGCGTGGCTCTTCGCGCTCTCGGCCTTGCGCATCGCGGTGACGCTGAGCGCGATCTACGTCTTCCTGCTCGTGAGCCTCTCGCTCTTCGAGGCCGCGCGGCCGTTCCGCGACCGGCTCGCGCTCTGGGCGGCCGCGCCGTTCCGCGCGCTGGGCGAGCGGCTGGTGCACGGCCTGCCGAACCTCTTGCTGTTGCTGGTGGTGCTGGCGGTGGTCCGCGGCGGCTGGCGCGGCATCACGGTCGGCTTCGCGCGCATGGCCGGCCGCGACACGCCGGGCGCCTTCGCCGCGCACCAGATGATCCCCGCGCGGCTGATCGCGCGCGCCGTGCTCGTGGTCGGTGGCCTGATGGTGCTGCCGCTGGTGCTCGGCAGCGAGGGCGGGCTCTTCGACGCCGTCGGCCTGGTGCTGCTCTCCGTGGCCGGCCTCGCCAGCGTGCCGCTGCTCGCGAACGTGGCCGTGGGCGTGTACGCGCTCTTCACCAACCAGTATCCGGGCGGCATCTGGCTGCGCGTGGGGCTCCCGACCGGCAAGGAGCTCCTCGGCGAGGTGAGCAGCGTCGACTTCTTTCATGTGCGGCTCGTGCCCGACGGCGGCGGCGAGCTGCGCGTGCCGCACCTGCTCGCGCTTTGGAGCAGCGTGGAGAATCTGATGTCCGCGCCGGTGCTCGTGGTCGAGCTTCCGGTCGCGCGCGCGTCGATGGCGCCGCAGCAGGCGCTCGAGGCGCTGCTCGCGAGCGCCCAGCGCGTGGCCGCAACCGCGAACATCAAGACGACGCCCATGGTCGAGCTCGTCGGCGTGACGCCGTCGCTGGCGCAGTTCCGGGTCACCGTTCCCGATGCGATGCGGTCGCTCCGCTCGCCGCTGCTGCTGGCCCTGGAGGAAGCCACGCGGACGCCCGCTGAACCGCGCGCGAAGGAGCAGGCATGA
- a CDS encoding cation:proton antiporter — MSGTSTMGHTWGELARKAAALVVLLGLVVGARQLSGPVAGAAGAVLGLGLLLLAGDVAAELVERIGLPHLSGYLFAGLLVGPHVLKAVPETAVEALKPVNTLALALIALSAGAELTWELLSRGARSLVSSIGAQLLLVPTACVGVLVALRPWVPFLREHSLPAAIGIALLWGVVALSRSPSVALGVISQLRPDGPLTRWTLSVVIALDLVVLVLFALARNVCGVLTEPGATFSLDVLREVGIGLVGSFACGTTLGLLVALYLRTVRRELLLFLAVVGYGASEFTAYFHFEAMLLFITAGFVVANVTTQGERLLDAVAAGGRVVYVIFFALAGAHLDLGMLARLWPVALALAGTRALSTLGAAKLGARWAKDVDVVKRYGWLPLVSQAGVTIGMAVTIAGEFPGFGEKLASILIAVVGLNETIGPVLFKYAIDHAGETGKADAHATHRHAPQPQPNVESVPTT; from the coding sequence ATGAGCGGCACGAGCACCATGGGCCACACCTGGGGCGAGCTCGCGCGAAAGGCCGCCGCGCTGGTGGTGCTGCTCGGCCTCGTCGTCGGCGCGCGGCAGCTCTCGGGGCCGGTCGCAGGCGCTGCGGGCGCGGTGCTCGGGCTGGGGCTCCTCTTGCTCGCGGGCGACGTGGCCGCAGAGCTCGTCGAGCGCATCGGCCTGCCGCACCTCTCGGGCTACCTCTTCGCGGGGCTGCTCGTCGGTCCGCATGTGCTCAAGGCCGTCCCCGAGACGGCCGTGGAGGCGCTGAAGCCGGTGAACACCCTCGCGCTCGCCCTCATCGCCCTCTCGGCCGGGGCCGAGCTCACCTGGGAGCTGTTGAGCCGCGGGGCGCGCTCGCTGGTCTCCAGCATCGGCGCGCAGCTGCTGCTCGTGCCCACCGCGTGCGTGGGCGTGCTGGTCGCGCTGCGGCCGTGGGTGCCGTTCCTCCGCGAGCATTCCCTCCCCGCCGCGATCGGCATCGCGCTGCTCTGGGGCGTGGTGGCGCTCTCGCGATCGCCGTCGGTGGCGCTCGGGGTGATCTCCCAGCTCCGCCCGGACGGCCCGCTCACACGCTGGACGCTGAGCGTGGTCATCGCGCTGGACCTGGTGGTGCTGGTGCTCTTTGCGCTCGCGCGGAACGTGTGCGGTGTGCTCACCGAGCCCGGAGCCACGTTCTCGCTCGACGTCCTGCGCGAGGTGGGAATTGGCCTGGTGGGCTCGTTCGCCTGCGGCACCACCCTCGGCCTGCTCGTGGCCCTCTACCTGCGCACGGTGAGACGCGAGCTCCTCTTGTTCCTGGCGGTGGTGGGCTACGGCGCCTCGGAGTTCACCGCGTACTTCCACTTCGAGGCCATGCTGCTCTTCATCACTGCGGGCTTCGTGGTGGCCAACGTCACCACCCAGGGCGAGCGGCTCCTCGACGCGGTGGCCGCCGGTGGCCGCGTTGTCTACGTGATCTTCTTCGCGCTCGCTGGCGCGCACCTCGACCTCGGCATGCTGGCGCGGCTCTGGCCGGTGGCCCTGGCGCTGGCTGGAACGCGCGCGCTCTCCACGCTGGGCGCGGCCAAGCTCGGCGCGCGCTGGGCGAAGGACGTGGACGTGGTGAAGCGCTACGGCTGGCTCCCGCTCGTCTCGCAGGCGGGCGTGACCATCGGCATGGCCGTGACCATCGCCGGCGAGTTCCCTGGCTTCGGCGAGAAGCTCGCGTCGATCCTCATCGCCGTCGTGGGACTGAACGAGACCATCGGCCCCGTGCTCTTCAAGTACGCCATCGATCACGCCGGCGAGACCGGAAAGGCCGACGCGCACGCCACCCACCGGCACGCGCCCCAGCCTCAGCCGAACGTCGAGTCAGTGCCGACGACCTAG
- a CDS encoding DUF177 domain-containing protein, translating to MQFIIKIEEIREKGGLDYDRELPNAFLELLLGGGPESAFHAVGNGRFGGHFDRLPGRVLFKGKIDLTVRAPCKRCLTDVVKKSPIEFRMTWVHERPDVQAALEDAGIDEVSDAEGPGRGSFDDGDVDTEPFDGEKIDLDSMIREQILLNLPMDVLCKPECKGLCSVCGQDLNEKDCGHDQKVPDPRWAALKNLKLPN from the coding sequence ATGCAATTCATCATCAAGATCGAGGAGATCCGCGAGAAGGGCGGCCTCGACTACGACCGCGAGCTGCCCAACGCCTTCCTCGAGCTGCTGCTCGGCGGCGGCCCGGAGTCCGCCTTCCACGCCGTGGGCAACGGCCGCTTCGGCGGGCACTTCGACAGGCTTCCCGGCCGCGTGCTCTTCAAGGGCAAGATCGACCTCACGGTGCGCGCGCCGTGTAAGCGCTGCCTCACCGACGTGGTGAAGAAGTCGCCCATCGAGTTCCGCATGACCTGGGTGCACGAGCGCCCGGACGTCCAGGCGGCCCTCGAGGACGCGGGCATCGACGAGGTGTCCGACGCCGAGGGCCCCGGCCGCGGCTCCTTCGACGATGGCGACGTGGACACCGAGCCCTTCGACGGCGAGAAGATCGATCTGGACAGCATGATCCGCGAGCAGATCCTGCTCAACCTGCCCATGGACGTGCTCTGCAAGCCCGAGTGCAAGGGCCTCTGCAGCGTCTGCGGGCAGGACCTCAACGAGAAGGACTGCGGCCACGATCAGAAGGTGCCGGACCCGCGCTGGGCCGCGCTGAAGAACCTCAAGCTTCCCAACTGA
- a CDS encoding GMC family oxidoreductase yields MSSKPVGNTALTQFDVLVIGSGAGGGSITHVLCKAGLKVLVLEAGANRFDSLDDPTRQPVSRFANDELGHGPRRLIMQDPRVEPRTWRTSESDGDRTYVGDVQNLPKTVGGGAVHADLKMPRYIPTDFQLGTLLAGKFPGTSFADWPVTYDMLEPFYTYAEKVIGVQGIAGANPLEGPRSAPFPMAPGTPMYVGLLASDGARSLGLTPFPYPMAVNSVPYGGRPPCNDCGFCSGFGCPTNAKGSPPVTTLRAALLTGNCLMLPETRVVKLNRNGAGDTITSVDAIGPDGARVSYRADRYVLAASPIEDARLCLLSDPTGPGVGNSSGQVGRNLTFHYQTNVIGLFEERLHGHRGRTVTHGFADFRGDATDPDNKPLGGIVELSGSEGPVGEAEYAIQVLTALNKFSGPLFKKLMRQSPLRDRIIAMCMQAEDAPQPGNRVDLDPAVKDLDGLPVPRITYASHAFELNASDFYAPKMLELLGAAGARWATVAPNFDGLPTSQHIMGTLRLGTDPTTSVTDANGRFHDVGNLFGADGCLFPTSSGFNPTMTIMALAMRVGAAMVNPDSPEQVIA; encoded by the coding sequence ATGAGCAGCAAGCCCGTGGGAAACACCGCGCTCACGCAGTTCGACGTGCTCGTCATCGGCTCGGGCGCAGGCGGCGGTTCGATCACGCACGTGCTCTGCAAGGCGGGGCTGAAGGTGCTCGTGCTCGAGGCGGGCGCGAACCGGTTCGACTCCCTCGACGACCCGACGCGCCAGCCGGTGTCGCGCTTCGCCAACGACGAGCTGGGCCACGGTCCGCGTCGACTGATCATGCAGGACCCGCGCGTGGAGCCGCGCACCTGGCGCACCAGCGAGTCCGACGGCGACCGCACCTACGTGGGCGACGTGCAGAACCTGCCCAAGACCGTCGGCGGCGGCGCGGTGCACGCGGACTTGAAGATGCCGCGCTACATCCCGACGGACTTTCAGCTCGGCACGCTGCTCGCCGGCAAGTTTCCGGGCACCAGCTTCGCGGACTGGCCTGTCACCTACGACATGCTGGAGCCGTTCTACACCTACGCCGAGAAGGTCATCGGCGTGCAGGGCATCGCTGGCGCCAACCCGCTCGAAGGGCCGCGCTCGGCGCCCTTCCCCATGGCGCCGGGAACGCCGATGTACGTGGGCCTGCTCGCGAGCGATGGCGCGCGCAGCCTGGGCCTCACGCCCTTCCCGTATCCGATGGCCGTGAACTCCGTCCCGTACGGCGGCCGGCCGCCGTGCAACGACTGCGGCTTCTGCTCGGGCTTCGGCTGCCCCACCAACGCCAAGGGCTCGCCGCCGGTGACCACGCTGCGCGCCGCGCTCCTCACCGGCAACTGCCTGATGCTCCCCGAGACGCGCGTGGTGAAGCTCAACCGCAACGGCGCCGGCGACACCATCACCAGCGTCGACGCCATTGGCCCAGACGGCGCGCGCGTGAGCTACCGCGCCGATCGCTACGTGCTCGCGGCCAGCCCGATCGAGGACGCGCGGCTCTGCCTCTTGTCCGACCCGACGGGCCCGGGCGTGGGCAACTCGAGCGGCCAGGTTGGTCGGAACCTCACGTTCCACTACCAGACCAACGTGATCGGCCTCTTCGAAGAGCGCCTGCACGGCCATCGCGGGCGCACGGTGACGCACGGCTTCGCCGACTTCCGCGGCGACGCCACCGATCCGGACAACAAGCCGCTCGGCGGCATCGTGGAGCTCTCGGGCAGCGAGGGTCCGGTCGGCGAGGCCGAGTACGCGATCCAGGTGCTCACCGCGCTCAACAAGTTCTCGGGCCCGCTCTTCAAGAAGCTCATGCGCCAGAGCCCGCTGCGCGATCGCATCATCGCCATGTGCATGCAGGCCGAGGACGCGCCGCAGCCCGGAAACCGGGTGGACCTCGATCCCGCCGTGAAGGACCTCGACGGCCTTCCCGTGCCGCGCATCACCTACGCGAGCCACGCGTTCGAGCTGAACGCGAGCGACTTCTACGCGCCGAAGATGCTGGAGCTGCTCGGCGCCGCGGGCGCGCGCTGGGCCACGGTGGCGCCGAACTTCGACGGCCTGCCCACGTCGCAGCACATCATGGGCACGCTGCGCTTGGGCACCGACCCCACCACGAGCGTCACCGACGCGAACGGCCGCTTCCACGACGTGGGCAACCTCTTCGGCGCCGACGGCTGCTTGTTCCCCACCTCCAGCGGCTTCAACCCCACGATGACCATCATGGCGCTCGCGATGCGCGTGGGCGCCGCGATGGTCAACCCCGACTCGCCGGAGCAGGTGATCGCGTAG
- a CDS encoding DUF2378 family protein, with amino-acid sequence MAVARTHVEAKDRIVFAHAIQGMLGRLPPALLHGPLREDLRAAGLDLDKPFLPGYPFPTFVAAVRLTAQAAFPELPREQALYQLGRRLVDGYWETLVGKALLAVLKLIGPRRALLRTEKNFRSANNYTECRFKELGPSEFEMWLNEANGEPSYTAGIVSGGLEAAGARDAQVSVLAKQDDGTLFHVKWG; translated from the coding sequence ATGGCGGTCGCGCGGACGCACGTGGAGGCGAAGGACCGCATCGTCTTCGCCCACGCCATCCAGGGAATGCTCGGCCGGCTCCCGCCGGCGCTGCTCCACGGGCCGCTGCGCGAAGACCTCCGCGCGGCCGGGCTGGACCTCGACAAGCCGTTCCTGCCCGGCTACCCGTTTCCGACCTTCGTGGCCGCGGTGCGGCTCACCGCGCAGGCCGCGTTCCCCGAGCTCCCGCGTGAGCAGGCGCTGTACCAGCTCGGCCGCCGCCTCGTGGACGGCTATTGGGAGACGCTGGTGGGCAAGGCGCTGCTCGCGGTGCTCAAGCTCATCGGGCCGCGGCGCGCGCTCCTGCGCACCGAGAAGAACTTCCGCAGCGCCAACAACTACACCGAGTGCCGCTTCAAGGAGCTCGGGCCGAGCGAGTTCGAGATGTGGCTGAACGAGGCCAACGGCGAGCCGAGCTACACCGCAGGCATCGTGTCGGGCGGGCTCGAGGCCGCGGGGGCGCGCGACGCGCAGGTGTCGGTGCTCGCCAAGCAGGACGACGGCACGCTCTTCCACGTGAAGTGGGGCTGA
- a CDS encoding multicopper oxidase domain-containing protein, translating to MNSQLRLVGRFTVGLCGLLLASRANAGVYLQCPAPLLTQNATGGACGQGPCTLDPKNPALSTDPGCKNPDDPSFFDTCKVKLDPVTGEPSGETTDPTVVCRSVTCGDGHVNMADGNDIFIFGFHDVTNAPESKIMSSAYWFNPDDGTLTGSAEFSAPTLFAREGQRLYLTLTNTGFRERPDLTDAHTIHYHGFPNAGSVFDGEPMASFGINLGSSLTYFYDNKNPGTYMWHCHVEAAEHMQMGMLGTLYILPAQDGTSLTYQGRQYQKFAYDDCPTPGDAMCGSTGYDLTYFLQETGFDPVFHLADHTYQKVNFANMNDTYTMFNGRGYPDTVNPGVLLNSENAPSQKLPALPFQVDAQGNRTAIPIPHGQKLLLHVSSLETEAFYTVTVLGIPMRIVGQGAQLLRGPTGTNTSYATSSFTLSGGEGVDVLLDTTGVPPGTYFIYTTNLNRLSNGDEDYGGMMTEIVVI from the coding sequence ATGAACTCACAACTTCGACTGGTTGGAAGGTTCACCGTGGGGCTCTGTGGCTTGCTCCTGGCGTCGAGAGCAAACGCGGGCGTCTATCTGCAGTGCCCCGCACCGCTGCTCACCCAGAACGCCACGGGCGGAGCCTGCGGCCAGGGACCGTGCACGCTGGATCCCAAGAACCCGGCGCTCTCCACCGACCCGGGCTGCAAGAACCCCGACGACCCGAGCTTCTTTGATACTTGCAAGGTGAAGCTCGACCCGGTCACGGGAGAGCCGTCGGGCGAGACCACGGATCCCACGGTGGTCTGCCGCTCCGTCACCTGCGGCGACGGCCACGTGAACATGGCCGACGGCAACGACATCTTCATCTTTGGATTTCACGACGTCACCAACGCGCCCGAGAGCAAGATCATGAGCTCGGCGTACTGGTTCAATCCCGACGACGGGACGCTCACCGGCTCTGCCGAGTTCTCGGCGCCCACCCTCTTTGCGCGCGAGGGCCAGCGGCTCTACCTCACGCTCACGAATACCGGCTTCCGCGAGCGGCCCGACCTCACGGATGCGCACACCATCCACTACCACGGGTTCCCGAACGCGGGCTCCGTGTTCGACGGCGAGCCGATGGCCTCGTTCGGCATCAACCTCGGCTCCAGCCTCACCTACTTCTACGACAACAAAAACCCGGGGACCTACATGTGGCACTGCCACGTGGAGGCCGCGGAGCACATGCAGATGGGCATGCTCGGCACCCTCTATATCCTGCCCGCGCAGGACGGGACGAGCCTGACCTACCAGGGTCGCCAGTATCAGAAGTTCGCCTATGACGATTGCCCGACCCCGGGTGACGCCATGTGTGGCTCCACGGGCTACGACCTCACCTACTTCCTGCAAGAGACCGGCTTCGACCCCGTCTTCCACCTCGCCGATCACACGTATCAGAAGGTCAACTTTGCCAACATGAACGACACGTACACGATGTTCAATGGTCGTGGGTATCCGGATACCGTGAACCCGGGCGTACTGTTGAACTCGGAGAACGCGCCGTCGCAGAAGCTGCCCGCGCTGCCGTTCCAGGTCGACGCCCAGGGCAACCGCACGGCCATCCCCATTCCGCACGGGCAGAAGCTGCTGCTTCATGTGAGCAGTCTGGAGACCGAGGCGTTCTACACGGTGACCGTCCTCGGGATTCCCATGCGCATCGTAGGCCAGGGCGCCCAACTCCTGCGCGGGCCGACGGGCACGAACACCTCGTACGCCACCAGCTCTTTCACACTGTCCGGCGGCGAGGGCGTGGACGTGCTGCTCGACACCACCGGCGTCCCGCCCGGCACCTACTTCATCTACACGACCAACCTCAATCGCCTCAGCAACGGCGACGAGGACTACGGCGGAATGATGACCGAGATCGTGGTGATTTGA
- a CDS encoding collagen-like protein translates to MKRLMTIMATLLLAGTAFAGVPQQLTYQGRLFDQNGNPLNASATITVDVFAALTGGSSLWTETYSSGTSGAVAVVEGFYSLNLGTQTAFPANLWDGTTRYLQLTVNGEVLTPRQPIVSVAYALHAGEADSVNNGTVTVDANGISVNGAPIVNASGAWVGSVAGLQGPAGPTGPAGANGADGAQGPVGPTGPAGANGAAGATGPAGPAGAAAPVGTGQNLIYFTKDVTQFTNVGGDVPTITLNTTDVKMGNASFDISDTNVSSGAGSQNTFGQFIPVDPTRLYEGRIWAKMTSGSGTFSAGFAAYDKNQVFITGNGGTFTNFIANGAALTANTWTLFQGQVTGEGTTIYNFPANTRFIKPVVFTNAANAGNTRIDGFEIADIGMGCATGFSAVNGGKLCVDNTLETAATIYNAFAACENKPGKGMVSHVCHYSEAMDACGAYLQSPSAFPFDYFAGATGNTTWYSDETADDTFEVSNEANCSVAGYNINGPPAASGNAYQYRCCY, encoded by the coding sequence ATGAAGCGACTGATGACGATCATGGCCACGCTGCTCCTCGCGGGCACCGCATTCGCGGGCGTGCCGCAGCAGCTCACCTACCAGGGCCGCTTGTTCGACCAGAACGGCAACCCGCTCAACGCCTCCGCCACGATCACCGTGGACGTCTTCGCCGCCTTGACGGGCGGCTCGAGCCTATGGACCGAGACCTACTCGTCCGGCACCAGCGGTGCGGTGGCGGTGGTCGAGGGCTTCTACAGCCTGAACCTCGGCACCCAGACGGCCTTCCCGGCGAACCTCTGGGACGGCACCACGCGCTACCTGCAGCTCACGGTGAACGGCGAGGTCCTCACGCCGCGCCAGCCCATCGTGAGCGTGGCGTACGCGCTCCACGCGGGTGAGGCCGACAGCGTGAACAACGGCACCGTCACCGTGGACGCCAACGGCATCTCCGTGAATGGCGCGCCCATCGTGAACGCGAGCGGCGCCTGGGTGGGCTCGGTGGCTGGCCTCCAGGGCCCTGCGGGTCCGACCGGTCCTGCGGGTGCGAACGGCGCCGATGGCGCTCAGGGTCCCGTTGGGCCCACCGGCCCTGCGGGTGCGAACGGCGCCGCGGGCGCCACCGGTCCCGCCGGCCCTGCGGGCGCGGCGGCCCCGGTCGGCACCGGCCAGAACCTCATCTACTTCACCAAGGACGTGACCCAGTTCACCAACGTGGGCGGCGACGTGCCGACCATCACGCTCAACACCACCGACGTGAAGATGGGCAACGCCTCGTTCGACATCTCCGACACCAACGTGTCCTCGGGCGCCGGCTCGCAGAACACCTTCGGCCAGTTCATCCCCGTCGACCCGACCCGCCTGTACGAGGGCCGCATCTGGGCCAAGATGACCAGCGGCAGCGGCACCTTCTCCGCGGGCTTCGCGGCCTACGACAAGAACCAGGTCTTCATCACGGGTAACGGCGGCACCTTCACCAACTTCATCGCCAACGGCGCCGCGCTCACGGCCAACACCTGGACGCTGTTCCAGGGCCAGGTCACCGGCGAGGGCACCACGATCTACAACTTCCCCGCGAACACCCGGTTCATCAAGCCGGTGGTGTTCACCAACGCCGCCAACGCGGGCAACACCCGCATCGACGGCTTCGAGATCGCCGACATCGGCATGGGCTGCGCCACCGGCTTCAGCGCGGTCAACGGCGGCAAGCTCTGCGTAGACAACACGCTCGAGACGGCGGCCACCATCTACAACGCCTTCGCCGCCTGTGAGAACAAGCCCGGCAAGGGCATGGTCTCGCACGTGTGCCACTACTCCGAGGCCATGGACGCGTGCGGCGCGTACCTCCAGTCGCCCTCCGCGTTCCCCTTCGACTACTTCGCGGGAGCCACGGGCAACACCACCTGGTACAGCGACGAGACCGCCGACGACACCTTCGAGGTGTCGAACGAGGCCAACTGCAGCGTCGCGGGCTACAACATCAACGGCCCGCCGGCCGCCAGCGGCAACGCCTACCAGTACCGCTGCTGCTACTGA
- the rpmF gene encoding 50S ribosomal protein L32, which translates to MGVPKKRMSAQKRDQRRANWKFTPVAVVECPKCKEPKAPHQVCPSCGSYNDRQVVTAKE; encoded by the coding sequence GTGGGCGTTCCCAAGAAGCGGATGAGCGCGCAGAAGCGCGACCAGCGGCGGGCGAACTGGAAGTTCACCCCCGTGGCAGTCGTCGAGTGCCCCAAGTGCAAGGAGCCCAAGGCTCCGCACCAGGTGTGCCCGAGCTGTGGCTCGTACAACGACCGCCAGGTCGTGACGGCCAAAGAGTAG